The following coding sequences lie in one Treponema socranskii subsp. buccale genomic window:
- the amrA gene encoding AmmeMemoRadiSam system protein A, with protein sequence MAIIGAFTVPHPPLIVHEVGKGRENEIAATIAAYVQVAKKIANLKPETIVVTSPHAPLYRDYFHISPGTEAFGDFSDFGAAEVRFHLFYDADFVKALCSEADKANIAAGTKGEKRASLDHGTMVPLYFINKYYTDYKLVRIGLSGQSYKAHYALGECIRRAAEKTGKSVVVVASGDLSHVLKSDGPYGYRAEGPVYDERIMDVMESADFGKLFSFSPDFCENAAECGHRSFIIMAGSLDRTAVRAEKLSYEGPFGVGYGICAYEVTGRDDVRNFLERYEAEERRSLDARKRNEDEYVRLARLAVENYVRTKGALRIEGGAAVSSNGVERMELSDDLLKNRAGVFVSLKKDGMLRGCIGTIAPVRESIAQEIAHNAISAAAFDPRFSEVTEDELSSLVYSVDVLSSPEKISSKEALDVKRYGVIVTKGNRRGLLLPNLETVNTVDEQIEIACKKGGIDKSENPELERFEVVRHY encoded by the coding sequence ATGGCGATAATCGGTGCGTTTACGGTTCCGCATCCGCCTCTCATCGTGCATGAAGTAGGTAAGGGCAGGGAAAATGAAATCGCGGCGACAATTGCCGCGTATGTGCAGGTTGCAAAAAAAATCGCGAATCTGAAGCCCGAAACGATCGTCGTCACGTCTCCGCATGCACCGCTCTATCGCGATTATTTTCATATATCGCCGGGTACCGAAGCCTTCGGTGATTTTTCCGATTTCGGTGCGGCGGAAGTGCGCTTTCATCTTTTTTACGATGCCGATTTTGTTAAAGCCCTTTGCAGCGAAGCCGATAAAGCGAATATCGCTGCAGGCACGAAAGGCGAAAAGCGGGCGTCGCTCGACCACGGTACGATGGTGCCGCTGTATTTTATTAATAAATATTATACCGATTATAAACTCGTGCGTATCGGTCTTTCGGGGCAGTCGTACAAAGCGCATTATGCGCTCGGCGAATGCATTCGTCGCGCGGCGGAAAAGACGGGAAAGAGCGTTGTCGTTGTCGCAAGCGGTGATCTCTCGCATGTGCTGAAATCGGACGGACCCTACGGGTATCGTGCGGAAGGCCCCGTATACGATGAGCGCATTATGGACGTTATGGAAAGCGCCGATTTCGGAAAGCTTTTTTCGTTCAGTCCCGATTTTTGTGAAAACGCCGCGGAGTGCGGGCACCGTTCGTTTATCATTATGGCGGGCAGCCTCGATCGCACGGCAGTCCGAGCGGAAAAGCTTTCTTACGAAGGACCTTTCGGCGTCGGCTACGGGATATGCGCCTATGAAGTGACGGGGCGCGACGACGTGCGCAATTTTTTGGAGCGGTACGAAGCGGAGGAGAGGCGCTCTCTCGATGCTCGGAAAAGAAACGAAGACGAATACGTCCGCCTCGCAAGGCTTGCGGTCGAAAACTATGTGCGAACAAAAGGCGCGCTCCGCATCGAAGGCGGTGCGGCCGTGAGTTCTAACGGCGTCGAGCGGATGGAGCTTTCGGACGATTTGCTCAAAAACCGCGCAGGAGTTTTCGTATCGCTGAAAAAAGACGGCATGCTCCGCGGCTGTATCGGAACGATCGCACCGGTGCGGGAGAGCATTGCCCAAGAGATCGCGCACAATGCGATAAGTGCCGCCGCTTTCGATCCGCGCTTTTCCGAAGTGACGGAAGACGAGCTTTCATCTCTCGTCTACAGTGTAGATGTCCTTTCGAGCCCTGAAAAAATTTCGTCGAAAGAAGCGCTCGATGTAAAACGCTACGGCGTCATCGTGACGAAGGGAAACAGGAGAGGCTTGCTTTTGCCGAACCTTGAAACGGTAAACACGGTCGACGAACAGATCGAAATCGCGTGCAAAAAAGGCGGCATCGACAAAAGTGAAAATCCCGAACTCGAACGCTTTGAAGTCGTGCGCCATTATTAA
- a CDS encoding peptidase U32 family protein: MAELLAPAGNIESLDAAVGEGADAVYLGLKSFNARLRTTNFAWNQFEAAVDALHRLGKKIYVTVNTVCEEHETEKLYRLLCYLDRVKPDGLIVQDFAVIRMAQQFFPTMELHASTQMNVESAAGVNLLSREGVKRVVLARELGLEEIKSIKAATTAELEVFVHGALCVSESGLCLFSSFLGGKSANRGMCTQACRRYYTAEQRGGVSEGYYFSPCDLELISKIPDLEEAGVASFKIEGRMKSAEYVGAVVAAYRYVMDHWREDKKGAVITAKRMLASDFARSKSSYWYNFKTQAEGVEKAGEEILNPDQAGGTGIYLGTIAALKPAPASLVEAEKKNAAPGTPPEQLRVQMARLKGGSYDPDQGDSIRLHRRDDSGRMSRKVRSVETADDGTRWIDVPGGFQVGDSVYLLQTKAASKRYPRVLTRDISQYRRQPGDEKLPVLDLTSVGKNELQFFSEGLYVQVSSVADVFVVQSAHPVRVIIELNGETLYDLVNHKTVLPLSKKQLIISLDPFCPPETENSLRQTLDALIGDGFTTFIANNIAHIALLKSKKDVNVIAGPYLYTFNRWAVSWLENQNIGAFVMPYENSRKNLLATFPPSVRSRILVPVFAYPALFRLRFKLPPSYDFTYFTDKEGASFKVNSTPDGSFVMPETAFSVTDKCDLLYGDGIKRILLDFSKTKVTKPELREVMNSLIKKIPLRGAYRFNWKEGFYSPKRVEEQKSRGAEARSRTKKK; the protein is encoded by the coding sequence ATGGCAGAATTATTGGCGCCGGCGGGTAATATCGAATCGCTCGATGCGGCTGTCGGCGAAGGAGCCGATGCGGTATATCTCGGTCTCAAAAGCTTTAATGCGCGGCTTCGCACGACGAATTTTGCATGGAATCAATTCGAAGCGGCTGTCGATGCCCTTCATCGGCTCGGCAAAAAAATATACGTTACGGTCAACACGGTGTGCGAAGAGCACGAGACGGAAAAGCTGTATCGGCTCTTGTGCTACCTCGACAGGGTAAAGCCCGACGGGCTCATCGTGCAGGATTTCGCCGTCATCCGCATGGCGCAGCAGTTTTTCCCCACGATGGAACTGCACGCATCGACGCAGATGAACGTCGAAAGCGCGGCGGGCGTAAATCTTTTGAGCAGGGAAGGCGTCAAGCGCGTCGTTCTTGCGCGCGAACTCGGCCTCGAAGAAATCAAATCGATAAAAGCTGCGACGACGGCGGAACTCGAAGTGTTCGTACACGGCGCACTGTGCGTGAGCGAATCGGGACTCTGTCTTTTTTCAAGTTTTCTCGGCGGTAAGTCGGCAAACCGCGGTATGTGCACGCAGGCGTGCCGCCGCTATTATACGGCGGAACAGCGCGGCGGCGTTTCGGAAGGGTATTATTTTTCACCGTGCGATCTCGAACTCATCTCGAAGATTCCCGACCTTGAAGAAGCGGGCGTCGCCTCATTTAAAATCGAAGGGCGTATGAAAAGTGCGGAATATGTCGGCGCCGTCGTCGCCGCTTACCGCTATGTTATGGATCACTGGAGAGAAGACAAAAAAGGCGCGGTCATAACGGCGAAGCGTATGCTCGCATCCGATTTTGCGCGATCGAAATCGTCGTATTGGTACAATTTTAAAACGCAAGCCGAAGGCGTCGAAAAGGCGGGAGAGGAGATATTGAATCCCGATCAGGCGGGCGGTACGGGCATCTATCTCGGTACGATCGCCGCGCTGAAACCCGCTCCCGCCTCTCTCGTCGAAGCGGAAAAGAAAAACGCTGCGCCCGGCACTCCGCCGGAACAGCTTCGCGTGCAGATGGCGCGCTTAAAAGGCGGCTCCTACGATCCCGATCAAGGAGATTCGATCCGACTGCACCGCAGGGACGATTCCGGCCGCATGAGCCGCAAAGTGCGCAGCGTAGAGACGGCGGACGACGGTACTCGATGGATAGACGTACCCGGCGGTTTTCAAGTTGGTGACAGCGTCTACCTTTTACAAACGAAAGCCGCATCGAAGCGTTATCCGCGCGTCCTCACACGCGACATATCGCAGTATCGGAGGCAGCCCGGAGACGAAAAGCTTCCCGTGCTCGACTTGACGAGCGTCGGCAAAAACGAATTGCAGTTTTTCTCCGAAGGCTTATACGTGCAGGTGTCATCCGTAGCGGACGTGTTCGTCGTTCAATCGGCACATCCGGTAAGAGTTATCATCGAACTGAACGGCGAAACGTTGTACGATCTTGTAAATCACAAAACCGTGCTGCCGCTTTCCAAAAAGCAGCTCATCATTTCCCTCGATCCCTTTTGTCCGCCCGAAACCGAAAACTCATTGCGGCAAACGCTCGATGCGCTCATCGGCGACGGCTTTACGACGTTTATCGCAAACAATATCGCACACATCGCGCTGCTCAAAAGCAAAAAAGACGTCAACGTCATCGCCGGTCCCTATCTCTATACGTTCAATCGATGGGCGGTTTCGTGGCTCGAAAATCAAAACATCGGCGCCTTCGTCATGCCCTATGAAAATTCGCGGAAAAATCTTTTGGCGACTTTTCCGCCTTCCGTCCGTTCCCGCATCCTCGTGCCCGTGTTCGCGTACCCTGCGCTTTTCCGCCTGCGCTTTAAACTGCCGCCTTCATACGATTTTACGTATTTTACCGATAAAGAGGGCGCTTCGTTCAAAGTCAATTCGACGCCGGACGGTTCGTTCGTCATGCCCGAAACCGCATTTTCGGTGACGGATAAATGCGATCTCCTCTACGGCGACGGCATCAAGCGTATTTTACTCGACTTTTCGAAGACGAAGGTGACAAAGCCCGAACTGCGCGAAGTGATGAATTCGCTTATTAAAAAAATTCCGCTCCGCGGCGCGTATCGCTTCAATTGGAAAGAAGGCTTTTATTCGCCGAAACGCGTCGAGGAACAAAAATCGCGGGGAGCGGAAGCTCGCTCCCGAACAAAAAAGAAATAA
- a CDS encoding FeoA family protein, producing MSLSETREGFSGTITDIAGDAHFIGRVTSMGLTVGCPLTVVRHEKKQPILIEARDTLIAISCGDLDKIFVEAENRL from the coding sequence ATGTCGCTGAGCGAAACGCGGGAAGGATTTTCCGGAACGATAACCGATATCGCAGGAGATGCGCACTTTATCGGAAGGGTTACGTCGATGGGGCTTACGGTCGGCTGTCCGCTCACCGTCGTGAGGCACGAAAAAAAACAGCCCATACTCATCGAAGCGCGCGATACGCTGATCGCGATCAGCTGCGGCGATCTCGATAAAATTTTCGTAGAAGCGGAGAACCGATTATGA
- the feoB gene encoding ferrous iron transporter B, with amino-acid sequence MTKTIALLGQPNSGKSTLYNGLTGSHQHVGNWPGKTVEQKEGYFTIDGERYIVADLPGSYSLSAGSQEEEITRVYIASGKADIVCILADASQLRRNLYMLADFAPMRVPAVLILNMMDVAKLQGKSIDTALLAKRLGITVVPFVAADRKKYPELKDILRNEFNNPKKIDTEKLDALCGGTKSEMELANARFQWIEALLDGVVTGEKKRAALSKADRIFTSRRWGKPLSVAVMLLAFVASMIMAVPLMGLGSFIPRLASPLLHRLMQAGHAAPFLESLAADLIPNVVYFAAAMAGFVVGVAFTFTALEETGFLARISYAFDGTMTKLGLQGKSICPMLMGLGCTIGGAAGARVIDNWGQRILTIMLTWAVPCAAIATIMPTLATIFFGAHGILVMLGIYAYMFFMIFITAKIFGNKLSPAAERTGMLMELPPYHRPRWGNVLYTSFAKSWDIFKRALRVIFLISVIFWALSFSSTGRAENSIIYRFGTYIEPVTRFFGLGWQTFIAFLASAVSKEAVLGVLNSLYVGTGDVMTATFLAKTAGASSGNLAAVLPEAISKAEALAFMFAVSFNVPCLMAVTATYRETHSLKWTASIAFYYIASALVLSFIVYHIAVLVM; translated from the coding sequence ATGACAAAAACAATCGCATTGCTCGGACAGCCGAACTCGGGAAAATCCACGCTGTATAACGGACTTACGGGCTCGCACCAGCACGTCGGCAACTGGCCCGGAAAAACGGTAGAACAAAAAGAAGGTTATTTCACTATCGACGGAGAGCGATACATCGTCGCAGATCTTCCGGGAAGCTATTCCCTTTCGGCGGGTTCACAGGAAGAAGAGATAACGCGCGTCTACATCGCATCCGGTAAAGCCGACATCGTCTGCATACTCGCCGACGCCTCTCAGCTCAGGCGAAATCTCTACATGCTCGCAGACTTCGCACCGATGCGCGTGCCGGCCGTTTTAATTCTCAATATGATGGATGTCGCAAAACTGCAGGGAAAATCGATCGATACGGCACTCCTTGCAAAGCGGCTCGGCATCACCGTCGTTCCCTTTGTCGCCGCCGATAGAAAAAAATATCCCGAACTGAAAGATATACTCCGAAACGAATTTAATAATCCGAAAAAAATCGATACGGAAAAACTCGACGCTCTGTGCGGCGGTACAAAAAGCGAAATGGAACTTGCGAACGCCCGCTTTCAATGGATCGAAGCGCTGCTCGACGGCGTCGTCACAGGCGAAAAAAAGCGCGCAGCGCTTTCAAAAGCCGACCGCATCTTTACGAGCCGCCGCTGGGGAAAGCCGCTTTCAGTCGCTGTCATGCTGCTCGCTTTCGTCGCGTCGATGATCATGGCCGTACCGCTCATGGGACTCGGATCGTTTATTCCTCGTCTCGCATCTCCCCTCCTCCATCGCCTCATGCAGGCCGGACACGCGGCTCCTTTTTTGGAATCGCTCGCTGCCGATTTGATCCCGAATGTCGTGTACTTTGCCGCCGCGATGGCGGGCTTTGTCGTCGGCGTAGCGTTTACGTTTACGGCGCTCGAAGAGACCGGATTTTTGGCGCGCATTTCCTACGCTTTCGACGGAACGATGACGAAGCTCGGACTGCAGGGAAAAAGCATCTGCCCCATGCTGATGGGTTTGGGCTGCACGATCGGAGGAGCCGCAGGCGCGCGCGTCATCGACAATTGGGGACAGCGCATACTGACGATTATGCTTACGTGGGCGGTACCCTGCGCCGCCATAGCGACCATCATGCCGACGCTTGCGACGATTTTTTTCGGCGCGCACGGCATCCTCGTCATGCTCGGCATTTATGCGTATATGTTTTTTATGATATTCATCACGGCAAAGATTTTCGGCAACAAGCTTTCGCCCGCCGCAGAGCGTACCGGTATGCTCATGGAACTTCCGCCGTATCACCGGCCCAGATGGGGGAACGTGCTCTATACGTCGTTTGCAAAATCGTGGGACATCTTTAAGAGGGCGCTCCGCGTCATATTTTTGATTTCGGTAATTTTTTGGGCGCTGTCGTTTTCATCGACGGGACGCGCGGAAAACAGCATCATCTACCGATTCGGCACGTACATCGAACCGGTTACGCGCTTTTTCGGATTGGGCTGGCAGACTTTTATCGCCTTTCTCGCGTCCGCCGTTTCAAAAGAAGCGGTACTCGGAGTATTGAATTCGCTCTATGTCGGAACGGGCGATGTTATGACGGCGACTTTTTTGGCAAAGACCGCAGGCGCTTCAAGCGGAAACCTCGCAGCCGTTTTGCCCGAGGCGATTTCAAAAGCGGAAGCGCTCGCGTTTATGTTCGCCGTTTCGTTCAACGTGCCCTGCCTCATGGCAGTTACGGCGACATATCGCGAAACGCATTCGCTCAAATGGACGGCATCGATCGCATTCTATTATATCGCAAGCGCGCTCGTCCTGTCGTTCATCGTGTATCACATCGCGGTTTTGGTGATGTAA
- a CDS encoding AzlC family ABC transporter permease codes for MERRYFVEAAKITIPVLFGYLAIGIPFGLMIVNAGYPVWIAPIMSITMYAGAGQYVAVGLFASGAPLAAIVFTELLVNIRHIVYGLSLITRFKNTGKWKPYLIFALTDETYSLLTSCTVPKGAREGAFYGTIALLDHLYWITGGVIGAVAGKFIPFSFAGVDFALTSLFMVLLIEQLAKSRDAAPPLIGAIAALVAVILSRIGILPSEHILIIAIAFALAALAAVKGKKFKSETETSL; via the coding sequence ATGGAGCGCAGATATTTCGTCGAAGCGGCAAAGATCACTATTCCGGTATTGTTCGGTTATCTTGCAATCGGTATTCCGTTCGGACTCATGATCGTAAACGCAGGGTATCCCGTGTGGATCGCTCCGATTATGAGCATAACGATGTATGCGGGAGCCGGACAATACGTCGCCGTCGGTTTGTTCGCTTCGGGCGCGCCGCTTGCTGCGATCGTTTTCACCGAACTCCTCGTCAATATCCGCCACATAGTATACGGGCTTTCGCTCATCACGCGATTTAAAAATACCGGCAAGTGGAAGCCGTATTTGATCTTCGCTCTAACCGATGAAACGTATTCGCTGCTGACAAGCTGTACCGTTCCCAAAGGCGCCCGTGAAGGCGCATTCTACGGTACGATCGCCCTGCTCGATCATCTGTATTGGATTACGGGCGGCGTCATCGGAGCGGTCGCGGGCAAATTTATTCCTTTTTCGTTTGCCGGCGTCGATTTCGCCCTTACGTCTCTTTTTATGGTGCTGCTCATCGAACAGCTTGCAAAATCGCGCGACGCCGCTCCTCCTCTCATCGGAGCGATTGCCGCCCTCGTCGCCGTCATCCTTTCCCGCATCGGAATTCTTCCGTCGGAGCATATCCTCATAATCGCCATTGCGTTCGCACTCGCAGCGCTTGCAGCGGTAAAAGGTAAAAAATTTAAAAGCGAAACGGAGACATCCCTATGA
- a CDS encoding ABC transporter ATP-binding protein, translated as MAKVELKGVGKVYEGMTRAVTDANITVEDKEFCVFVGPSGCGKSTTLRMVAGLEDITEGKLYIDGVEMNDVPPKDRDIAMVFQNYALYPHMTVYDNMAFGLKIRKMDKAEIDRRVKDAAKQLDLTQYLNRKPKALSGGQRQRVAVGRAIVRNPKVFLFDEPLSNLDAKLRVTMRSELASLHQRLQATMIYVTHDQIEAMTLGTKIVVMKDGFIQQIGAPLYLYNSPINKFVAGFIGTPPMNFMTVKVAEKGGKIVCDEGSFEVVPTDAQAKELKAFVGKEVSFGIRPEDVAFSEKPAASNNMQMKLTNKEPLGSETHLYVVTTKGQNLIVKTSANADFRLGDTLNFVPNMEKAKFFSMEEGEPNICDKVEKKW; from the coding sequence ATGGCAAAAGTTGAACTGAAGGGTGTCGGAAAAGTATACGAAGGCATGACGCGTGCCGTCACCGACGCCAATATCACGGTCGAAGACAAAGAGTTTTGCGTTTTCGTCGGTCCGTCCGGCTGCGGAAAATCGACGACGCTCCGCATGGTTGCGGGTCTTGAAGACATTACCGAAGGCAAGCTGTACATCGACGGCGTGGAGATGAACGATGTTCCGCCGAAAGACCGCGACATCGCTATGGTGTTCCAAAACTATGCGTTGTACCCGCACATGACGGTGTACGACAATATGGCTTTTGGTTTGAAGATCCGCAAAATGGATAAAGCGGAAATCGATCGCCGCGTAAAAGATGCTGCAAAGCAGCTCGATTTGACGCAGTATTTGAACAGAAAACCGAAAGCGCTTTCCGGCGGTCAGCGCCAGCGCGTTGCAGTCGGCCGTGCGATCGTGCGCAATCCGAAAGTATTCCTCTTCGACGAACCGCTGTCGAACCTCGACGCGAAGCTCCGCGTTACGATGCGTTCAGAACTCGCTTCTTTGCACCAGAGGCTGCAGGCGACGATGATTTACGTTACGCACGATCAGATCGAAGCTATGACGCTCGGTACGAAAATCGTCGTTATGAAAGACGGATTTATTCAGCAGATCGGTGCGCCGCTTTATTTGTACAATTCGCCGATCAACAAATTCGTCGCGGGATTTATCGGCACGCCGCCGATGAATTTTATGACGGTTAAAGTCGCCGAAAAGGGCGGAAAGATCGTGTGTGACGAGGGTTCGTTTGAAGTCGTTCCGACGGACGCGCAGGCGAAAGAGCTGAAAGCTTTCGTCGGCAAAGAAGTATCGTTCGGCATCCGCCCCGAAGACGTTGCGTTTTCTGAAAAACCTGCCGCGTCGAACAATATGCAGATGAAGCTTACGAACAAAGAACCGCTCGGCTCGGAAACGCACCTCTATGTCGTTACGACGAAGGGACAAAACCTCATCGTCAAAACGTCGGCAAATGCGGACTTCCGTCTCGGCGATACGCTCAACTTCGTTCCGAATATGGAAAAGGCGAAATTCTTCTCTATGGAAGAAGGCGAGCCGAATATCTGCGATAAAGTCGAAAAGAAGTGGTAA
- a CDS encoding branched-chain amino acid transporter permease, which translates to MTPLTLKAALVATFISAFVVFLTRAFPFIVFSYRDPPRVISFIEKYIPPMIMAVLVVYCFKDVEFASRPWGLPSIIALGATALLHLWKRNAMISIFGGTLLYMALSRLPY; encoded by the coding sequence ATGACACCGCTTACGCTTAAGGCCGCGCTTGTCGCAACGTTTATATCCGCGTTTGTCGTTTTTTTGACGCGGGCTTTTCCGTTTATAGTTTTTTCATACCGCGATCCGCCGCGCGTCATCTCCTTTATCGAAAAATATATTCCGCCGATGATCATGGCCGTTCTCGTCGTCTACTGTTTTAAAGACGTGGAATTCGCATCCCGCCCGTGGGGACTTCCGTCAATCATTGCGCTCGGCGCGACGGCGCTTCTGCACTTATGGAAACGGAATGCGATGATAAGTATCTTCGGCGGGACGCTCCTGTATATGGCACTCTCGCGTTTACCGTATTGA
- a CDS encoding DNA-methyltransferase — protein MKDDAGTKILSPRNHTTVLTADDRKLLKPLIRRAAAPLSKDEIVDSIFNGDLLKTIDFFPSESVDLMIIDPPYNITKNFGGVKFASRGDEAYADYLASWFPRVVRLLKKNASVYICGDWKSAASVYTAASGLLTVRNRITWQREKGRGAKANWKNCSEDIFFATVSGDYYFDADAVKQKRRVIAPYRKDGKPKDWEDGDGGKFRLTGASNFWDDITVPYWSMSENTEHPTQKPEKLIAKLILASSEKGALVFDPFLGSGTTAVVAKKLGRRYCGIEINEDYCFLALKRLARAERDTSIQGYTDGVFWERNTGREQGEFREKR, from the coding sequence ATGAAAGATGATGCTGGTACAAAAATACTTTCGCCGAGAAATCATACGACGGTCCTTACGGCGGACGACAGAAAATTATTAAAGCCGCTCATCCGCCGCGCGGCAGCCCCGCTTTCGAAAGATGAAATCGTCGATTCGATATTCAACGGCGACTTGCTCAAGACGATCGATTTTTTTCCGTCGGAATCGGTCGATCTCATGATAATCGATCCGCCGTACAATATCACGAAAAATTTCGGCGGCGTAAAATTCGCGTCTCGCGGAGACGAAGCGTATGCGGACTACCTTGCCTCGTGGTTTCCGCGTGTCGTTCGGCTCCTTAAAAAAAATGCGAGCGTTTATATTTGCGGCGATTGGAAGAGCGCGGCATCTGTGTACACGGCGGCAAGCGGTCTTTTGACGGTGCGGAACCGCATTACGTGGCAGAGGGAAAAGGGACGCGGGGCGAAAGCGAATTGGAAAAATTGTTCGGAAGATATTTTTTTTGCGACGGTAAGCGGCGATTATTATTTCGATGCGGATGCGGTTAAGCAAAAGCGGCGCGTCATAGCGCCCTACCGCAAAGACGGAAAACCGAAAGATTGGGAGGATGGCGACGGCGGAAAATTCCGCTTGACGGGCGCGTCGAATTTTTGGGATGACATCACGGTGCCGTATTGGTCGATGAGCGAAAACACCGAGCATCCGACGCAAAAACCCGAAAAGCTTATCGCAAAATTGATATTGGCGAGTTCGGAAAAAGGCGCGCTCGTCTTCGATCCCTTTCTCGGTTCGGGTACGACAGCCGTCGTCGCAAAAAAGCTCGGGCGCAGGTATTGCGGCATCGAAATCAATGAAGACTACTGTTTTCTTGCATTGAAGCGCCTTGCGCGGGCGGAGCGCGATACGTCGATTCAAGGGTATACGGACGGCGTGTTTTGGGAACGCAACACGGGAAGGGAACAGGGAGAGTTTCGTGAAAAGCGCTGA
- a CDS encoding NfeD family protein has translation MPMLILNNLPWFWLIVVVLCIVIESLTMALTTVWFACGAFAMIFLSLAPIPFKWQLFIFVAISLALLIFTRPLAAKKLAKKMPTNADKSLERLL, from the coding sequence ATGCCGATGCTCATTTTAAATAATTTGCCGTGGTTTTGGCTCATCGTCGTCGTCCTCTGCATCGTCATCGAGTCGCTGACGATGGCGCTCACAACCGTTTGGTTTGCGTGCGGAGCTTTTGCGATGATTTTTTTGTCGCTTGCGCCGATTCCGTTTAAGTGGCAGCTTTTTATTTTCGTCGCGATTTCGCTCGCGCTGCTCATCTTTACGCGGCCGCTGGCGGCGAAAAAACTTGCAAAAAAAATGCCGACGAATGCGGACAAATCATTAGAACGTCTTTTGTAA
- the amrS gene encoding AmmeMemoRadiSam system radical SAM enzyme has product MKSAESEMRVTCDTCFYRCSLAEGQAGKCRARINRSGNIVPLNYGRLTALALDPIEKKPLYRFFPGSMILSAGSFGCNMHCPFCQNAEISQSGGDIETAYVSPESLAEKALSLVPRGNIGVAYTYNEPLVSWEYVRDASRCVRSLGMKNVVVTNGCVNSTVIEAVLPYIDAMNIDLKGFTREWYEVLGGDLDVVKDTIARSAKKTHVEVTTLIVPGKNDGEEEIRSLAQWVSSIDKKIPLHITRFFPHWRMPDAEATPVDTVYRSVSAAREYLEYVYPGNC; this is encoded by the coding sequence GTGAAAAGCGCTGAGTCCGAAATGCGTGTGACGTGCGACACGTGCTTTTACCGCTGCTCCCTCGCCGAAGGTCAGGCGGGAAAATGCCGCGCCCGAATCAACAGAAGCGGAAACATCGTTCCGCTCAATTACGGACGACTCACCGCGCTCGCCCTCGATCCGATCGAAAAAAAGCCGCTGTATCGATTTTTTCCCGGAAGCATGATTTTGTCGGCGGGAAGTTTCGGCTGCAATATGCACTGTCCGTTTTGCCAAAATGCGGAGATTTCGCAAAGCGGCGGCGACATCGAAACGGCATATGTTTCACCCGAATCCCTTGCCGAAAAAGCTTTGTCGCTTGTTCCTCGCGGCAATATCGGAGTCGCCTACACGTACAACGAACCGCTCGTGTCGTGGGAATACGTGCGCGATGCGTCGCGCTGTGTACGCTCTCTCGGTATGAAAAACGTCGTCGTCACAAACGGCTGCGTCAACAGCACTGTGATCGAAGCAGTGCTGCCGTACATCGATGCGATGAACATCGATCTGAAAGGATTTACGCGCGAGTGGTACGAGGTCTTGGGCGGCGATTTGGATGTCGTCAAAGATACGATTGCGCGCTCGGCGAAGAAGACGCACGTCGAAGTTACGACGCTCATCGTTCCCGGAAAAAACGACGGGGAAGAGGAGATACGCTCGCTCGCGCAGTGGGTTTCGAGCATCGATAAAAAGATTCCGCTGCACATTACGCGCTTTTTTCCGCACTGGCGCATGCCGGATGCGGAGGCGACGCCGGTCGACACGGTGTACCGTTCTGTTTCCGCCGCGCGCGAATACCTCGAATACGTGTACCCCGGCAACTGCTGA